In Anomaloglossus baeobatrachus isolate aAnoBae1 chromosome 2, aAnoBae1.hap1, whole genome shotgun sequence, the DNA window ggtacaataggtaaggacagagctggataAGTATAAATGATGCTAATCATACGTGACACCGGGGATGGATATGGAACCAGTGGGGCAATTATCTGAAGAGCCTCTAGAATAGACACCATGGTGAGATATGGCAGAACCTGCCTGCAACCCGAGAGCTGCTTGTTTGCGTCTCGTCTCCGGCCTTGGTGTCTCCTATTCCTCCCTATATAATGAGTCTCTTCCAGGAGAGCATTAGGGGCTGTATAAGTGCACAACGGCCTTAATCTCGATGTCAATATATTGAAATACTCCTATAGTCACAAAGAAGGAGCTGAACTGAGCAGAGTCCAAGAATTTGCCAAGTCTTCTCGTGTGACACATACTGAGCACATACAAGTATTAGCACGTAAATTATATGGTTACACGGGCAATGGCCGATCCAGGTCTTCTCAACTACAGGCACATAACTAGGTTGGACAAAGTGGACCTTGCACATCTATGATGGTTCATGGTTGAGTGCTTTGATTCCATGGATCATTTCCATGGTTTTTCCAGTAATTAGCACTTTCCATGGCGATTGCATTGTTTAGTTGTAGCTTGGTGGCTCTAAATATGTCCTAGATTGTCTTGATGAACCATCCATGGAACCTGTTTACCAGCAATAACTGGAGAACTGTCGACTATCAAATCCTTCATGGACAATGTATCTGAGTTAAGTCTTTTCCCATGATTAGTCTGACCCTTCGGAGGGCAGTCTGATGTGGCCGGATGGGCTCTGATGTGACGCTAGATATAGAGACACCTGATTGGACAATTGAATTTATGGATCCACAATGGCTGGAAGACATTACATCCCGTCTGTGGACAAGGCTCCTCAGATTGCTTTTCCTATTATTAGCACACTCATGATGAACACCATGAAGAAGAACACCCACATGAAGAAGCGGTCCATCACCTTGGCTACTTTTTTCCATTCCCCAGTCCGTTTCTGGGCGGCCTTTTGCTCCCGGAAGCAGCTGGCCATATATTCAATGTTTTTCAGCAGGCGCTCGTTGTGGCACAGACACTGCAGCTTAGGGCACTCACCGCACCCAGGACGCTTCTCGCCTTCATTTTCTTGCTTCCAGTCCAAGTCTTCCTTCATGGCTGCATTCTTCTTAGCGACACTTTCTTGCCAGTTTTTCACATTGGACGCCGAGTTGTCCAGTTTGGCTTCTCTGTTCATGACCTGCACTTTTGGTGGTCTCTCGGCTTCAGGTGAGGGTCTACTGCAGCTCTCCCCCACCTCATACACAAAGAATATCCGCGACATATATTTCAAGAAAAATTTCTTGGCCCACAATGGGACGGGTTTCGCTTCTGGGCCGCAGTGGTGAATATTCATTATAAAGATTGTCAGCGCTGTTGACGCCGTGATCATTATCATAGTGGCGATATAATACTTTCCTGCAGAGACAAAAACAAGAAAATGTGTTAGAAAGAAAGGTGCAATTATCTGACATTGATCATCTTTATGTCTGAAAGTCCATTACATAAAGTCTAAGGacacaaaaaaatagaaaatgtaaaaaactgctcctatgtacaagaatataactgctataatactgctcctatgtagaagaatataactactataatactgcccctatgtacaagaatataactactataatactgccactatgtacaagaatataactactataatactgcccctatgtacaagaatataactgctataatactgccccctatatacaagaatataactactataatactgcccctatatacaagaatataactactataatactgccccctatgtacaagaatataactactataatactgcccctatgtacaagaatataactattataatacggtACTGCTCCTATTTAGTTAGTTGCACTTCTctgcggagataatccatccacttcaCAGGTGCAGTAGATTAAGATGCTGACTAGGCAacattattattgcacaggtgcgtctTTGGCTGGCCACCataaaaggacactctaaaatgtgcagttttacagtacagAATTGtgcatatacagtgggtgaaataagtactgagcacgtcaccaattttctaagaaaatatatttCTGAAGGTGCTATTGTCATTTGTATTTCTCACCAGATGTGAGTACCAACCCATTAAACCCTCACAGGCGAAGaagtcaaaccatagatgtccataaatttagtgatgtgtaataatgagaactgacacagggaaaaaatatttaacacaagaagaaagaGCATTGTAAAAAAGCATGGAAAGctctgacaccagctgaaatctatcagtaattataaagcaatcctgccacttagtgagaaataatatcagctgattcaaATGATGTCCTACAAAAAGATGACTcaataccaaggtgccacacaagaaacatctcatgatgggtaaaaccagtgagctgtctccagATAGTCACATCCTTATTGTTTCAAAAcagactgatggcattggttacagaaaaatttgtaaactactgaaggttccagtgagctctgttggggccataatccagaagggaagaacataatttcaccataaaccggccacaaccaggtgctccctgcaacaTTTCAAACAGAGGAGGGAAAAATAATTATAGAAGGGTTGTCAAAACGTCAAGGACACCTCTGGAGGCTACAGAAGGTCCTGGTATCAGCAGGTAgaattatttcaaagaaaacaatacaaTATGTAATGCACTCCCCGTCCATGGCCTGTAcgcatgctcctgtatgcacgctcctgtatgcacactcaccacccAGGACTTCATTGCTGAACAGAAAGCAGGATCAAGAGCATTGAAAGTTTATTCAACAACATTAGGACAAGTCTTTGAGATACTGGAGAATATAGTTTGCTCAGATGAGActaaaactgaactctttggaggtcataatacacaccatgtgtggaggccaaaaggcaaatcaccccaaaaacaccaacaccAGTGAAGTGTGGagctgggaacatcatggtgtgcggcTGTTTTTCAGCAGGCAGCACTGGCAAAAGTATAatagaaggaaggatgaatgaacaaatgtacAGACAtgttcctgataaaaatctgctgccatctactgggatGATGAAGATGAAGCGAGGATGGACATttcacaagacaatgatcccaaacacacagtcaaGGAAGCTACCAACTGGATTCAGAGAGAGAAATAAATCGCcagaatggccgagccaatcaccagagctgaatccaatagaaacaagctcagagttcatagaaagagccgggacctgcaggatgtgaggagtgtttgtgtggaagaattggccaaaatccacctgagcaatgcaggcgactagtgtctccatacaggatgtgaggagcgtgtgcggaagaatgggccaaaatccacctgaacaatgcaggcgactagtgtctccatacaggatgtgaggagcgtgtgcggaagaatgggccaaaatccacctgaacaatgcaggcgactagtgtctccatacaggatgtgaggagtgtgtgcggaagaatgggccaaaatccacctgagcaatgcaggtgtctagtgtctccatacaggatgtgaggagcgtgtgcggaagaatgggccaaaatccacctgagcaatgcaggcgactagtgtctccatacaggatgtgaggagtgtgtgcggaagaatgggccaaaatccacctgagcaatgcaggtgagtagtgtctccatacaggatgtgaggagtgtgtgtgcggaagaatgggccaaaatccacctgagcaatgcaggtgactagtgtctccatacaggatgtgaggagtgtgtgcggaagaatgggccaaaatccacctgagcaatgcaggtgaccagtgtctccatacaggatgtgaggaatgtgtgcagaagaatgggccaaaatccacctgagcaatgcaggtgaccagtgtctccatacaggatgtgaggagtgtgtgcggaagaatgggccaaaatccacctgagcaatgcaggtgagtagtgtctccatacaggatgtgagtagtgtgtgcagaagaatgggccaaatccacctgagcaatgcaggtgagtagtgtctccatacaggatgtgagtagtgtgtgcggaagaatgggccaaaatccacctgagcaatgcaggcgactagtgtctctatacaggatgtgaggagcgtgtgcggaagaatgggccaaaatccacctgagcaatgcaggcgactagtgtctccatacaggatgtgaggagtgtgtgtggaagaatggaccaaaatccacctgagcaatgcaggtgactagtgtctccatacaggatgtgaggagtgtgtgcggaagaatgggccaaaatccacctgagcaatgcaggcgactagtgtctccatacaggatgtgaggagcgtgtgcggaagaatgggccaaaatccacctgagcaatgcaggcgactagtgtctccatacaggatgtgaggagtgtgtgcggaagaatgggccaaaatccacctgagcaatgcaagcgactagtgtctccatacaggatgtgaggagcgtgtgcggaagaatgggccaaaatccacctgagcaatgcaggtgactagtgtctccatacaggatgtgaggagtgtgtgcggaagaatgggccaaaatccacctgagcaatgcaggcgactagtgtctccatacaggatgtgaggagtgtgtgcggaggaatgggccaaaatccacctgagcaatgcaggcgactagtgtctccatacaggatgtgaggagcgtatgcggaagaatgggccaaaatccacctgagcaatgcaggcgactagtgtctccatacaggatgtgaggagtgtgtgcagaagaataggccaaattccacctgagcaatgcaggcgaccagtgtctccatacaggatgtgaggagtgtgtgcggaggaatgggccaaaatccacctgagcaatgcaggcgactagtgtctccatacaggatgtgaggagtgtgtgcggaagattgggccaaaatccaccagagcaatgcaggcgacgagtgtctccatacaggatgtgaggagtgtgtgcagaagaatgggccaaaatccacctgagcaatgcaggcgactagagtctccatacaggaggtgaggagtgtgtgtgcagaagaatggccaaaatccacctgagcaatgcaggcgactagtgtctccatacaggatgtgaggagtgtgtgtggaagaatggccaaaatccacctgagcagtgcagatgactagtgtctccatacaggatgtgaggagtgtgtgcggaagaatgggccaaaatccacctgagcaatacaggcgactagtgtctccatacaggatgtgaggagtgtgtgtggaagaatgggccaaaatccacctgagcaatgcaggcgactagtgtctccatacaggaggtgaggagtgtgtgcggaagaatgggccaaaatccacctgagcaatgcagggactagtgtctccatacaggatgtgaggagtgtgtgcagaagaatgggccaaaatccacctgagcaatgcaggtgactagtgtctccatacaggatgtgaggagtgtgtgtggaagaatggaccaaaatccacctgagcaatgcaggcgactagtgtcttcatacaggatgtgaggagtgtgtgtggaagaataggccaaaatccacctgagcaatgcaggtgactagtgtctccatacaggatgtgaggagtgtgtgcagaag includes these proteins:
- the LOC142292370 gene encoding neuronal acetylcholine receptor subunit alpha-10-like isoform X2 — translated: METNVVIRYDGQIMWDSPAITKSSCKVDVSFFPFDGQQCRLTFGSWTYNGNQIDILNGLDTGDLTDFVENVEWEVLGMPAKKNVITYGCCSEPYPDVTYTLMLKRRASFYIFNLLLPCVMISFLAPLGFYLPADSGEKVSLGVTVLLALTVFQLLVAESMPPSENVPLIGKYYIATMIMITASTALTIFIMNIHHCGPEAKPVPLWAKKFFLKYMSRIFFVYEVGESCSRPSPEAERPPKVQVMNREAKLDNSASNVKNWQESVAKKNAAMKEDLDWKQENEGEKRPGCGECPKLQCLCHNERLLKNIEYMASCFREQKAAQKRTGEWKKVAKVMDRFFMWVFFFMVFIMSVLIIGKAI